One genomic window of Lepeophtheirus salmonis chromosome 5, UVic_Lsal_1.4, whole genome shotgun sequence includes the following:
- the LOC121117358 gene encoding type I phosphatidylinositol 4,5-bisphosphate 4-phosphatase-B, producing MKMTTEEDNEKTSLLKAQPSGPDVSNGTPSYETSLRRAFPNEETGDGWREETPQLVNANEVICRVCENVIQIEHLKKQYVAKCSRCNEATPIFSAPPGKKYVRCCCCCLLICRSSSERVYCPRSNCNRIIHFSPQDRQFSIQGGNGTMRNFICPHCDSNFLFNVLSNSAARCPTCHNHIAVDVKFKYVRGIGYGILAASFFIIPIVLMAVTFPASHTYIYFICLGFLILFLYFVYKSFYYFRLKISSSSNE from the exons ATGAAAATGACGACAGAAGAGGACAATGAAAAGACTTCTTTGTTGAAGGCCCAACCTTCTGGTCCTGATGTCTCCAATGGAACTCCTTCTTATGAAACGAGTCTAAGAAGAGCTTTTCCAAATGAGGAAACTG gTGATGGGTGGCGCGAAGAAACACCTCAGTTGGTTAATGCAAATGAGGTGATTTGCCGTGTTTGTGAAAATGTCATACAAATTGAACATTTGAAAAAGCAATATGTAGCTAAATGTTCCCGTTGCAATGAAGCGACTCCTATTTTCTCTGCTCCTCCTGGAAAGAAATATGTGCGATGCTGCTGCTGTTGCTTACTTATATGTCGCTCTTCTTCCGAGCGAGTGTATTGCCCTCGATCGAATTGTAACCGAATTATACATTTTAGCCCTCAGGATCGTCAATTCAGTATCCAAGGTGGGAATGGAACAATGCGAAACTTTATTTGTCCGCATTGTGATTCCAATTTTTTG tTTAATGTATTGAGCAATTCAGCGGCGAGATGTCCAACTTGTCACAACCATATTGCTGTTGATGTAAAGTTCAA GTATGTAAGAGGCATTGGCTATGGGATTTTGGCTGCTTCCTTTTTCATCATACCTATTGTTCTTATGGCTGTAACTTTTCCAGCAAGCCATACATATATCTACTTTATTTGTTTGG gctttttaattctatttctttattttgtctaCAAATCTTTTTACTATTTCCGATTGAAAATTAGTAGTAGTTCAAACGaataa